Proteins found in one Misgurnus anguillicaudatus chromosome 3, ASM2758022v2, whole genome shotgun sequence genomic segment:
- the LOC129445219 gene encoding B-cell receptor CD22-like has product MLAPPLLSFLLMIHGVYSADDGWGVNYSSSYICALKGSTVIINCTYKYPTGYKINNVFWTKINSENPPDLSEDSEYSQRIQYLGDKHHDCTMRLTDVRQTDSHEYYFRFITEKPDGKWIGAPGVSLDITLDITDLQVESSGERVTERHSVTLTCKSRCSLPDRSTFIWFKNTQSLSERTDRNNQLILQSVTRNDSGNYSCAVQGHKLTSPHQYLNVIYAPDKPVISINPSGEIKEGDSVNLTCSSDANPPVHNYSWFKKNKTVASGQTYIISKIRSDHSGEYTCKSSNTLGQKYSAVTLNVLYPPKNVTASISGSGEIMEGDSVNLTCSSESNPPVQIYSWFKVNETSSVGSGQTYSITNINSRHSGWFYCEAQNKVGSQRSDAVSLIVKGMKL; this is encoded by the exons ATGTTGGCTCCTCCTCTTCTGAGCTTTCTCCTCATGATTCACG GAGTTTATAGTGCTGATGATGGGTGGGGTGTGAATTACAGCTCTTCATACATCTGTGCACTAAAGGGTTCAACAGTGataataaactgcacttataAATACCCTACTGGATATAAGATCAATAATGTGTTCTGGACTAAGATTAACAGTGAAAATCCTCCAGATCTGTCTGAGGACTCTGAATACAGTCAGAGGATTCAGTATCTGGGAGATAAACATCACGACTGCACCATGAGACTGACTGATGTGAGACAGACAGATTCACACGAATACTATTTCAGATTCATCACTGAAAAACCTGATGGGAAATGGATTGGAGCTCCGGGAGTGTCTCTTGATATTACTCTTGATATCACAG ATCTTCAGGTGGAGTCATCAGGTGAGAGAGTGACAGAGAGACATTCAGTGACTCTTACATGTAAAAGCAGATGCAGTCTGCCTGacagatcaacattcatctggtttaaaaacacacagtcATTAAGTGAGAGAACAGACAGAAACAATCAACTCATCCTGCAGTCAGTTACAAGAAATGATTCAGGCAACTATAGCTGTGCTGTACAGGGACACAAACTCACATCACCTCATCAATATCTCAATGTCATCT ATGCTCCGGATAAACCTGTAATCTCTATCAATCCATCTGGTGAAATAAAGGAGGGTGATTCAGTGAATCTGACATGCAGCAGTGATGCAAATCCACCTGTTCACAACTACAGCTGGTTTAAGAAGAATAAAACTGTTGCATCTGGCCAAACCTACATCATCTCAAAGATCAGATCAGATCACAGTGGAGAATACACATGCAAGTCAAGTAATACACTTGGACAGAAATATTCAGCAGTGACCTTAAATGTTTTAT ATCCTCCAAAGAACGTGACAGCATCCATCAGTGGATCTGGTGAAATAATGGAGGGTGATTCAGTGAATCTGACCTGCAGCAGTGAATCAAATCCACCTGTTCAGATCTacagctggtttaaggtgaATGAAACATCATCTGTTGGATCTGGACAGACGTACAGCATCACTAACATTAACTCCAGACACAGTGGATGGTTTTACTGTGAGGCTCAGAATAAAGTGGGATCTCAGAGATCTGATGCTGTATCACTCATTGTTAAAGGTATGAAACTGTGA